From the Streptomyces nodosus genome, the window AATCACCGGCTCACCGGTACTGCCACGGACGACAGCGATCACCGAAGTCCCTCGTACGACGAGCACCTGCTCCCCCCTCTCGTCAGCGCACTATTTGCACCTCGCTGATCCTGGCACGGTGGGAGGATATCCGTAACACGTCCCGGTGAACGTGAACGCGCCGGTTCACCTCAGCCCCGCAAGGCGGCCTCCCGCCCGCCGTCCGCGTCGAGTTCCTCCTGGAGCCTGATCGCATGGACGATGGTCCCGTTCAGTGTCCGGCGGATGATGGGATCGGTGATCCCCCACGCGTTCATGGCCTCGTCCGGGGAGAGCGCCGCCGCGGCGACCTCCCGCCCAGCGAGGTGGAGTTGCTGCTGTTCCGGGATGAAGCCGCTCTCCAACAACATCACTCGATGGTCGAGGTTGAGGCCCGCCGCCCACTTCGTCAGCTGTGAGGGCAGCGGCAGGGTCTTTCCGTCCAGCGTCCGGCAGACGGTGGCCAGGCTCAGCCCGGTGACGGCCGCCAGTTGCGCCCGGCCGCCCTGCCGCCGGCGGACGTCGTACCCCGCCGCGATCGCGACCGCGGTGAGATACGCGCCGACCCGCCGCGCCTGCGCCTGCCGACTGCCCCGGGTCCCGTGGTGTGAATCTTCCAAGCTCCGCATGCCCGGAGGGTAGCGCGCATGCATGCACCAACAAACTAGTTGCATGCGTGCACCTTTGCAGGTCAAGGGCCTAGATCGACATACCCGCAGGCCAAGTGGTCGATCTCGTACCTGTGTGCGAATCAAAATACCCTTGCGTCACTTCAGTCTGGCAACTTCCATACGTTGCGTGCGTGCGGGTCAGCCGTACGGATGCAAGTCGCTGAGGGGGTCCCCTGACCATGCTCCGCCTCCACATGGCCAAGCTCCTGGTAAAGGCCAGGGAGTTCGGTGACGAGAGTGTCGCCGACGTGGCGCAGCGCACCGGTATCAGCAGGTCGACGCTCCACCGGCTCGCCGCCGGGACGAAACAGCCGAGCCTGGCCACGCTGTGGACGCTGCGCGACGCCTACCAGCTCCAGCTCGACATGCTCGTCTACGACGACCCGCTGACCGTGCGGCCGACCGTCGTCCCGCGCCCACGGCCGGCGGCGGCCGGAGCCGGGCGGGGGCGTGCACGGCGCTGACAGCCCGGAAGACCCCCGGACCGGGCCGCGGACCACGGCGATCCCACCACACACCAGCCCACCATCTTTCATCCACTCACGATCGGGAGCAGGCCTTGATCTCTGAGGCTCAGGCCGTGTCCAGCGGCCCCACCACGAGGGAACCGGCCCTCATCACCCGCGCCCAGCAAGGCGATCGGGAGGCATTCGGCGAGCTGTACCGGATGCACTACGACATGATCGCCGCATTCGTCGGTCACCGCGTCAGGTCGAATCCGGCACTGGCCGAGGATCTCACCGCCGATGTCTTCGTCAAGGCGTGGGCCAAGATCGGCACCTTCAGGTGGACGGGTACGCCGATCCGTGCCTGGCTGTGCACGATCGCCCGCAATGTGGTCGCCGACCATTTCAAAGTCGCCGCGACACGGCGTCTGACCTTCGTCGACCAGATCACCTGTGTGCAGGACGCCTGGGCGGTCCCGGCGAACACCGCCGAGGACACCGCCCTGTCCGCCCTCACCCTGGCCGACCTGCTCGATGCCCTGTCCGAGATCACGCCCCGTCAGCAGGCGGTCATCCGGCTGCGGTTCCTGGGTGAGCTGTCCATCAGCGAGACCGCCCGCACCATGGGCACCACCGACGCCGCCGTCAAGACCCTCCAGTGGCGCGCGCTCGACTCCCTCCGCAAGGTCTACACGGGGGCGGCGGCATGACGGCCACCCCCGAAGACCGCGCCGAGGCCGACATCGAGCGTGAACTGACCGAACGGCTCACCCAGTTGGCCCGCCAGTTCATCGCCGGCCTGCACGCCCACGGGCGGCTGGTGGAGACCGGCGGCGCCCAGGCCCTCAGACGGCTGCAGGAACAGCATCAGACACCGCACAGCCTCCCCGAGGCGGTTCAGGACATCCGGGACGCCCACGGGGCCGCCGACACCTTCGCGGGCCCGGCATTCCACGACACGAACGCCCCGTCCGACGCCGCCCCGCGCGGAGTGGCGGACGTACCGGTCACGGTGCCCCCGGCCCGGCAGTCCGGCATGATCGACCCGGCCGCCCGGACCGCCGCTGCGGACGACCCGCGCACCGCCGGCGACAGACAGGTCAGGGCGGTGGCCGCGGCGGCCATGCTGCAGGCCGGCAGTGCCGGCCGGCTCGAAGTGCTGCAGATCGTCCCGGACCACGACCACATCGCCGTCCATATCCGCGCCTTCTCGCTCAGCGACTGGGAATACTGGCTGGCCCTGATCGGTGCCCCGCTCGCCACACCCACCGTGCGCACCGGAGACGCCCAGACCGCCACCGGACACATCGACGGCGTCGACGTCCACCTCACCGGTCACGAGGTCCCCCGCCTCCTCGACGAAGCCGCAGAGGCCGCCCGCGAACCGTTCCACCTGGCAGGCCGTGTCTACGACCTCGCCCGCGCCCACCTCGACCGCCACGGCCAGACATGGCTCTATCTCGGTCAGCGCCAGCAGGACGACACCCCGCTGCTCGCCCTCGGCAACACCGGCGGCCCCGTCTACCCCCTCACCTCCATCATCACGACCAACGGCCCTCTCATCCCCGTCGAGACCGACCCCACCACCCCCACCCGGCCCGGCACCGAACACACCCCATGAACACCCGGCCGGAACGGGGCTCAGCCGGTGGTGAGGCCGAAGGGCAGCGCCCGGTCCTCCTCACCGATCTCGATGAGCCGGTTGTACTTGGCGACGCGTTCCCCGCGGGCGGGCGCACCGGACTTGATCTGGCCGCAGCCCGTGCCGACGGCCAGATCGGCGATGAAGGCGTCCTCGGTCTCGCCGGAGCGGTGGGAGACCATCCGGGCGTAGCCGGCCTCGCGGCAGACGCGCAACGCCTCCAGGGTCTCGGTGACGGTTCCGATCTGATTCACCTTGATCAGGGCGGAGTTGCCGACCCTTCTGTCGATCGCCTCCGTGATGACGGCCGGGTCGGTGACGAAGATGTCGTCGCCCATCACCTGCACGCGGTCGCCGAGGCGGTCGGTCAGGCGGACCCAGCCGTCCCAGTCGTCCTCGGCCAGGCCGTCCTCGATCGACCACACCGGGAAACGCTCGACGATCTCCTCATAGCGGTCGATCAGCTGATCGCTGGTCAGCTCCTCCCCCGCCACCCGATAGCGGTCACCGGCACGGAACTCACCGGCCGCGGGGTCCAGGGCGAGGGCGACACCGTCGCGGCCGGGCCGGTACCCGGCGGCGTCGATCGCCTCCACCAGGAGCTCCAGGACCTTCTCGGGGCGGTCGACCGCCGGGGCGAAGCCGCCCTCGTCGCCGAGGCCGGTGGTGTGACCGCCCGCGGACAGAAGGGCCTTGAGCCCGGTGTAGATCTCGGCTCCGGCACGGACCGCCTCGGGCAGGCCGGGGGCGCCCAGCGGGGCGAGCATGAACTCCTGGAAGTCGAGGTCGCCCGGGGCGTGGACGCCGCCGTTGACGACATTGAAGTGCGGTACGGGCAGGCGGGGTTCGGTGCCCGCGATCCGGGCGAGGTGCGCCCACAGCGGCCGTCCGGCGAGGGCGGCCTCGGCGCGTGCGACGGCGAGCGAGACGCCGACGACGGCATTGGCGCCGAGCCGGGCCTTGGTCCCGGTGCCGTCCAGCTCGATCAGGGCCCGGTCGACGTCGGCGGCCGAGGCGAACGCGCGGCCGGTGAGGGCCCGGGCGATCTCGCCGTTGACATGGCCGACCGCCGCCAGAACGCCCTGGCCGTGGTAGCGGCCCCGGTCCCCGTCCCGCAGTTCGACGGCTTCCCGGGTACCGGTGGACGCCCCGGAGGGCACACCGGCGTGTACCCGGGTTCCGTCGTCGGTGGTGAGGGTGACGGCGAGGGTCGGGCGGGCCCGGGAGTCGAGGATCTCCACGGCGTGCAGGTGGCTGATCCGCAAAGACATGATTCTCCTCGGTGTGACGGCGGTGCTCCGCGGCGTTCCGGTCTGTCCTGGCGCCGAGACCTCAGCCGTGTCCCTGGCGGCCCACCCGGCCGGGTCCCGCGCGCGGTCCGGCCGGTTCCGGCCGCGCCCGTGGGGCGGGGGTCTCGGTGACCCGGTGGCGGGATGTGCCGGCGTGCCGGGCCAGCGCACGGACGGCGCCGTGCAGGGTGCGGTACGCGCCGATCTCGCGGGCGGTGCCGGCGGGGACGGCGATCCAACTCGTGGTACGGCCGCTGTGATGCCGTCGGGCCCGGCCGAGCAACCGCCCGCCGCAGGCGACGACTTGGATGACCGGGTGGCCGGGGAACAGCGGGGTGCAGGCCAGGCCGCGCAGCGGGGCGAGCCGTCGGAGGGCCTGTTCCTCCAGGATGTGCCACTTGGCGTTGATGACGGTGAGCTGGGCGACACGGACCGCCGCCACCGCATCGTGGTCGAGGTGTGTCATGGCGCGGCCTCCTGTCCTGGCGGTCAGCCACGGACCAGCCGACGGTGGGTGACCCGGTGCGGCCGGGCCGCCTCGACGCCCAGCCGCTCGATCTTGTTGGCCTCGTAGTCGGCGAAGTTGCCCTCGAACCAGAACCAGTGGGCGTCGCCCTCCCAGGCCAGGATGTGGGTGGCGACCCGGTCCAGGAACCACCGGTCGTGCGCGGTGATCACGGCGCAGCCGGGGAAGTCGAGCAGCGCGCTCTCCAGTGAGGCCAGCGTCTCCACGTCCAGGTCGTTGGTCGGCTCGTCCAGCAGCAGAAGGTTGCCGCCCTGCTTCAGGGTCAGGGCCAGATTGAGACGGTTGCGTTCGCCGCCGGACATCACACCGACGGGCTTCTGCTGGTCGGCGCCCTTGAAGCCGAAGCCGGCGACATAGGCCCGCGAGGGCATCTCGACGTCCCCGATGCGCAGGACGTTCCGGCCGCCGGAGACCGCCTCCCACACGGACCGGGCGGGATCCAGCCCGGCGCGGTTCTGGTCGGCGTAGGAGATCCGGACGGTGTCGCCGAGCCGCAGGGTGCCCGCGTCGGGCTGTTCCTCGCCGACGATCATCCGGAACAGGGTGGTCTTGCCGACGCCGTTGGGGCCGAGGACGCCGACGATGCCGCCCCGGGGCAGGGAGAACGACAGATCCTCCATCAGGAGCCGGTCGCCGTGGCCCTTGGTGAGCCGGCCGGCCTCCAGGACCAGGCTGCCCAGGCGCGGGCCCGGAGGGATCTGGATCTCCTCGAAGTCCAGCTTCCGCCGCTCGGCGGCCTCGGCCGCCAGGTCCTCGTAGCGCTGCACCCGTGCCTTGGACCTGGCCTGACGGCCCTTGGCGCCGGAGCGCACCCAGGCCAGCTCCTCCGCCAGCCGCTTCTGCCGTTTGGCGTCCTTGCGGCCCTCCACCCGCAGCCGGGCCGCCTTGGTCGCCAGATAGGTGGAGTAGTTGCCCTCGTAGGCATAGGCGTGCCCGCGGTCGATCTCCAGGATCCGCCGGGCGACATGGTCCAGGAAGTACCGGTCGTGGGTGACCGCGACCACCGTGCCGGGGTAGTCGGCCAGATGCTGTTCCAGCCAGGCCACGGACTCGGCGTCCAGGTGGTTGGTGGGCTCGTCCAGCAGCAGGAGGTCCGGCTGGGACAGCAGCAGCCGGCACAGGGCGACCCGTCGTCGTTCGCCGCCCGAGAGTTCCGTCACGGGGGTGTCGGGCGGCGGGCAGCGCAGGGCGTCCATGGCCTGTTCCAGGCGGGAGTCCAGGTCCCAGGCTTCGGCGTGGTCCAGGGTCTCCTGCAGCGAGCCGAGTTCGTCCAGCAGTTCCTGCGTCTGCTCGCCGTCGCCGTCACCGAGACGCGCGGTGACCTCCGCGTAGCGGCGCAGCATGCTCCGGATCTCCGCGGCGCCCTGTTCGACATTGCCCTGGACACTGGTCGAGTCGTCGAGCCGGGGCTCCTGCTCCAGGATCCCGATGCCGATGCCGGGCGCTGGGAAGGCGTCCCCTTCGGTCGGCCGCTCCAGCCCCGCCATGATCCGCAGGACGGTGGACTTGCCCATGCCGTTGGGACCCACCACGCCGATCTTGGCGCCGGGCAGGAGGGCGAGGGTGACATCGTCGAGGACGGTCTTGTCGCCGTGGGCCATACGGGCCTTGCGCATCGTGTACACGTACATCCGCGGTGCCTCCACAGCCGGGCCGCCGGACAGCGGCTGTCGCTCCCAGAGGCCATCAGCACGGGATGTGCGGTCGAGGGCGAGCCTCATCGCCCACTCCCCTCCAGGGTGCTCCTCAGGAGCCGGTCCCGCCAGCGGTTCCGGCGCCGCTTTGGTGCGCCCCGCACGGCCAGCAACAGAGGTACGGCGACCAGCTGCAGCACGACCGAGAAGATCACCAGGCCGATCGCGGAGCGGTCGTAGAGCGCCCCCAGCGCAAGGCTGCCGGCGAACCAGCACACCCCGAAACCGGTGTCGAACAAGCCGAAGGCCGAGGCCCGGCGGTCGGCGGCGACCATGCCGGTGACCGCGGCCTTCACGATGGACTCCTGGGCGGCCGCGCCCAGACCCCACAGCAGCACACCGACGACCGCGAGGCGGACGCCGCCGAGGAAGACCAGCGGCGGGAAGCACGCGGTGAGCAGGGTCGCGCCCGCCACCGTCCTCAGGCCCCACCGGTCGAAGAGACGGCCGAGCAGCAGCGCCGCGACCGCCTCGCCGGCCATGGCCACCGCGTACAGCACCGGGATCCAGGCCTCGGGCATCACCCGGTCCCTGCCGAAGTGGTAGGCGATCAGCGGGTAGTCCGCGTAGGCAGCCGCGATCAGCCCCATGGCCGCCAGATAGATCCAGAAGGCCCGCGATGTGCCCCGGGGGCCGGGGACGCTCTGCTCGACGTCCAGATCCGCGGGCCGGGGACAGGTGTGCCGGGCTCTCGCCAGCACCAGCAGCGTGAGGACGGCCGGGACGGCGAGCACGGCGAAACCCCCTCGGTAGCCGCCGTGCAGGGACAGCACTCCGGCCACGACCAGCGGCCCGGCCGTCGCCCCGGCCGCGTCCAGCGCCTCCCGTACGCCGTACACGCGGCCGCGCCCCAGCTCGGCGGTGGCGTGGGCGAGCATCGCGTCCCGCGCCGGGTTGCGCAGCGCACGGCCGCTGCGTTCGGCGATCATCAGCAGGGCCGCGACCGGCCAGTTCCCGGCCAGTGCCAGCAGCGGCACCACGACCATCTGCACGGTGTAGCCGACGGCCGTGATCAGCCAGTAGCGGCCGGTGCGGTCCGCGAGCCGGCCGAAGACGAACCGCAGGGCGTAGCCGAGGAGTTCACCGCCGCCGGCGACCGTCGCGACGATCAGCCCGCCGGCGCCGAGGGAGCCGAGGAAGGGGCCTGTGATGCCGCGGGCGCCTTCGTGGGCCATGTCGGAGAACAGGCTGACGACGCCGATGAGCAGGACGAACCGCGCTGCCGTGCCGCCGGCCGGGGCAGCGGGCCACCGCCCTGCCGCGGGCCCTTCGCCGTGCTCCTTGCCGCCCACCGGACCGGCACCGTCCGGGTCAGTCCACCGGGCGCGGTGCGCGGGCGGGTTCTTCGACGACTTCTTCGACGACGTCGCGGTACAAGGACCGCACCTCCCGGCTCGGGGAAACGGCCTGTGGACGGGCCTATCGGCGACCGTCCGGCAGCAGAGGCCATCAGCACGGGATGTGCGGTCGAGGGCGAGCCTCATCGCCCACCTCCATGGTGCTCCGCGCCCCCCTGGTTCCGCCATCCGTGCGAGTTCCGCCATCCGTGCACATGGCGGCGGTGCCGGTTGCCGGGGCGCCGGAGAACGCGCGGGCAGGTCCGTCGTGCACGCCGCTCGTGTACGCCGCGCCCCGGGAGGGATCGTCGGATCACACTGGAGGTGCCGATGGGTCTCCGGCCGGGCCGGGGCAGCGAGCGGTGTATGCGGAGAGTGATGTGATGACCGAGGCTGTACAGGGCCGCATCGGCCGGCGGACCGCGTCCAGGACGCCCCGGCGCGGTGCGACGGCCCGGTGCCCATGTGCTCCGGGATCGGGGCCGGGGCGATGAACCACGCACGCTCCGGGGCCGGTCCCGATCTCTCCGGGGGACCCTCGAGGCTGCGCCTGCTGGCCGACATCAGCGTCGCCCTGGCCGGCAGCCTGGATCTCGACGCCGAGGACGCCCTGCGCCGGATGTCCCAGCGCCTGGTGCCGCAGTTCGCCGACGCCTGTGTGGTGGACCTCCTGGACGGGGACCGGGTGCGGCGCATCGCGGTCACGCACCGCGACCCGGACCGCGCCGTCCGCGCGCTGGCCGAGGGGCCGATGCCCGGGCTCGGGGACTCGGCCGACCCGCTGTCCCGGGTCCTGCGCGGTGCGGGTCCCATGACTCTCGAGGACCCGGCGCGCTCGCGGGAGCCGGGATCACTGGGTGCCGTCCAGCGGCGTCTGTACCGTGTGCTGGACGCCGGATGCGTTCTCGTGGTCCCGTTGCGGGCCCGCAGCGAGACCCTGGGGGCGCTCACCCTGATCCGCTCCCCCGGGGCGCCCTTCGAGGAGGAGGACCGGCAACTTGCCGCCGACCTCGGCCGCCGTGCCGGGCTGGCGGTGGAGAACGCCCGGCTGTACGCCTTCCAGCGCAACACCGCCGAACAGCTCCAGCGCTCCCTGCTGCCGAACCTGCGCGGCCTCCCGGGCCTCCAGTTGGCCGCCCGGTACGCCCCGGCCCGGGCGGGGGCCGAGGTCGGCGGGGACTGGTACGACGCCTTCGCGCTGCCCGACGGGTCGACCATGCTGGTGATCGGCGATGTCATGGGCCACGACCTCACGGCGGCGGTCCGCATGGGGCAGCTGCGCAACATGCTGCGGGCCCTGGCCTACGACAGCGGGGATCCCCCTGCCGGGGTGATGTGCCGGCTGGACCGCGTCATGCAGGGCATGACCTCCGTCGAGCTGGTGACGGCCGTCATCGCCCAGCTCCACGCCCCGACGGACGCCGGGCGCCCACTGTCCTGGACCAACGCCGGACACCCGCCGCCCCTGCTCATGCTGCCGGACGGCACCACCCGGCTGCTGGAGGACGGACACGCCCCGATCCTCGGTCTGGACCCGTGTCCCGCCAGGACGGACGCGAGGATCGTCGTGGAGCCCGGCGCCACCGTGCTGCTGTACACCGACGGGCTGATCGAGCGCCCCGGCGAGGACATCGGCCGTGGTCTGACCCGGCTGCGCCAGCATGCGGGCGCCCTGGCCTCCTCACCCCTGGACTCCTTCTGCGACAGCCTGCTGGTCCGGCTGCAGACCGGCTACCACGACGATGTCGCCGTGCTCGCCCTCAGGAACACCGACCCGGACAGGCCGGCCTGACGCCCCGGCGCGGGCGCGGGCCCCGTGCGGATGCCGGCCTCGCACCGGGTGTTGTCGTGCCGGGCGTCGCGACGGGGTGAACGGTGCCTGTCGGGGCCCCGGGACGCGCCCGGTCAGTCCCGCTGCGGCGTGTGCTCGCGCAGCGCCTCCTCGACCGCGTCCCGCACCCGGGCGTCCTCGCGCAGCGCCCGCCGCGCGCGGTTGCGGCGGGAGAGCAGGAACGCCCCGACGGCGGCGGCGATCAGGAGGACGAGGAACAGCAGCAGCGTCCAGGGAACGGCCCAGCCGTGTGCCGTGGCCTCGACGGGTTTGAGCGAGGTGGTGGAGCCCGAGGCGTCGGTGAGCAGCGGGGTGAGGGTCGTGGTCGCGGACAGGACGACGGCGGGCGCCACCCCGTGCACGGGGACCGTCACCTTCCAGCGCTCACCCGGCAGCAGTTCCGGCGGCGCGGCGATGGCGCCCGCCTCGGTGCGCAGCCATCCGAACGGGCCGGAGAGCGAGGCCTTCTGCTGGGCCGACAGGACGGTGTTGCCGGTGTTGTGGACGGTGTAGGTGACGGTCGCGTCGCCCTTGGCGAAGGGGTTGAACGAGCCGTCGTAGTCGACGTGCAGGTCCTCGACCGCGAGTTTCGGCTTGAGTTCACCGCTGACCCGGAGCTTGATCCGGATGCCGAGGCGCCGGTCCACATTGATGCCCTCGGCGTCGTCGGACTGCTTCAGGGAGGTGAGAATGCCGCCCACATGGTCACCGGGGGTGGCGTTGTCCGGGACGCTGATCGTGAAGGGGACCGTGACGGCCTTGCCGGGCCGGACCACGATGCTGTCGCGGTCCGCGTGGACCCAGGCGCCCACGGCGCGGGACTTCTTGTCCTTGGTGAGCAGGTCGAGCTGGCCCGCGTCGGTCGTGTAGCCGTCGGCGGCGTAGACGGCGAGGGTCAGCGGGGAGGTGCCACGGTTGGCGACGATCATGGCGTCCTTGATCTGTCCGCCGGGGTTGATGCCGTGGCTGAAGCTCGACCGCGCCGTGCCATAGGCGTTGGGGGCGGTCCGGACCGTCCAGGTGACGTCACCGTCGGCGGCCGCGACGGGGCCGGCGCACAGCCCGGTGAGCGCCAGGGCCGCGAGCAGGGCCAGGGCGACGGTACGGACGAGAGCGGCCGCGGTGGTGCTGCGGCGTGTCGGGGGCGCGTTCATCGGGGTCCTCGGGCGGTCTGGGGCGGGTGCGGAACGGGCGGCGGATACGGAGCCGAAGGAGCGGGGCGGAACGAACGGCGGGGGCGGGCGCCGGAAGGTGCCCACCCCCGCCGGTGAAACGGTTCTGCCGGTCAGCTGCTCAGCGCAGTGATCGTCAGGGTGGCGCGGTAGGCGCCCTTGTTGACGCTGCCCGGGATCTTCAGATCCAGGTCGGCGCCCAGCTTGGCCTTGCCCTTGGGGTGACCCTGGTCGGCCCAGCCCAGTCCGCGCGAGACGGACAGACCCGCGCCGTGGTCGTCGTAGCCGGAGGCCACCACCCCGCTGGCCTTGGCACCGGCGCCGTCCTCCAGGACGTTCGGCGTCCAGCCCAGGTAGGCACCGGAGAACGTCTTGTCGGCGTCCTTGAAGTCACCGACGCTGGCCGAGATCGACCAGGGAGCCAGCGACCGGCGGTTGTCGGAGACCAGGATCGGGTTGATCCGGCCGTCCGCCTGGAAGTAGTCGCCGTCGTGGTCCTTGGCGGTACCCAGGTCCACCAGGCCGTTGTAGCCGTCGATGGTCCAGCCGAACTCGCCCGCGGGCGCGTCCGGAACGTTGACCTGCAGCTGCTGACCGTCACCGTGGTACGGGTGCACCGTCACGTCGTCGATGACCGAGCCGACCGCACCGGAGGGGCTGGCCTCGCTGCGGACGTTCTTGACGACCAGCTGGTCGTTGCGGACCTCGACCTTGACGTAGGAGCGCTTGTTCTCCTGGTTCTCGGCCGAGTTGAACCAGTAGTTCTTCGGGTTCAACGGGTCCGCGCCCATGCCGGTACCGGTGGTACCGGAGTTGTCCGGGCTCGTGATGGCGTAGTACTTCGACCCGGAGGCCGAGTTGCCGGTCACGTAGACGACGCCGCCGGGGCCCGGGTAGACGTTGGCGGCACCGGGCTGCTCGTCCTTGTTCTGCTTCTCGCCGTTCTTCAGCACGTAGCTGCGCGAGTAGGCGTGGTCGTGGCCCGCCAGAACCAGGTCGATGCCGAGCTTGGAGAAGGTCTCCGGCAGGTCGCCACGACGCGACTTGAGGTCGGAGTCCTTGGCGTGGCTCGCCGGCGAGTACATGGCGTGGTGCATGTTGAGCACCTTCCACTTCGCCTCGGAGCCGTGCTTGTTGATGACGTCGGTGATGTACTTGATGTGGGCCGCGTCACCACCGTTGCCGTCGGCGGGGTTGGCGTAGCTGTTGCTGTTGATGTCGATGAACAGCACATCCTTGTAGATGTACCAGTAGTCGCCGCCCGACGTGTTGGAGGCCGGGTTGCCGTTCTGGTACAGCGACGCGGAGCGGTCCGTGTTCGGGGTGAACATGTGCTGCTCGTACGCCTTGCCACCGACGTCGTGGTTGCCGATGGTGGCGGCCCACGGGTACTGACGCAGCTTGTCGGGCGCCAGGAAGGCGTCCCACTGCGACTCGGTGTTGGCGGTCTCGACCTGGTCGCCACCCGACACCAGCAGTTCGGTGTTGGGGTTGGCCTTCAGGGCGACGTCCAGGGTGTCCTGCCAACCGGCCTGGTCCTGCGCGACATTGCCGGAGGAGCCGATCTGCGGGTCACCGAAGAACAGGAAGTCGTAGTCGCCTTCGAAGTCCTGCGTCTTGAAGGAGTACGCCGAGGACCAGTTGCCCTCGGAGCCGACGCGGTACGAGTACTGCGTGTGCTCCTTCAGGCCGGTCAGCGTCGCGTGGCGGTTGTAGCCGCCGCTGGTGGCGATGTTCTCGCCGCCGATCGCGTCGAAGGTGGCCGCGCCGGCCGGGAACTCCCCGTTGACCAGCTGCGCCGTGGGGGCGAGCTGGACCTTCTGGGCGGTGTCGGCCGAGGAGTACCAGGTCACCGTGCGCTGGGACTCGTTGGCGCCCACACCGAGGATGATGCCGGTGAGCGTCGAAGTCTCGGCGGCACCGGCGGGCGACG encodes:
- a CDS encoding purple acid phosphatase family protein; protein product: MNDRPSSQARGPVRRRVATGAGAAFLGLTVALGGGLASPAGAAETSTLTGIILGVGANESQRTVTWYSSADTAQKVQLAPTAQLVNGEFPAGAATFDAIGGENIATSGGYNRHATLTGLKEHTQYSYRVGSEGNWSSAYSFKTQDFEGDYDFLFFGDPQIGSSGNVAQDQAGWQDTLDVALKANPNTELLVSGGDQVETANTESQWDAFLAPDKLRQYPWAATIGNHDVGGKAYEQHMFTPNTDRSASLYQNGNPASNTSGGDYWYIYKDVLFIDINSNSYANPADGNGGDAAHIKYITDVINKHGSEAKWKVLNMHHAMYSPASHAKDSDLKSRRGDLPETFSKLGIDLVLAGHDHAYSRSYVLKNGEKQNKDEQPGAANVYPGPGGVVYVTGNSASGSKYYAITSPDNSGTTGTGMGADPLNPKNYWFNSAENQENKRSYVKVEVRNDQLVVKNVRSEASPSGAVGSVIDDVTVHPYHGDGQQLQVNVPDAPAGEFGWTIDGYNGLVDLGTAKDHDGDYFQADGRINPILVSDNRRSLAPWSISASVGDFKDADKTFSGAYLGWTPNVLEDGAGAKASGVVASGYDDHGAGLSVSRGLGWADQGHPKGKAKLGADLDLKIPGSVNKGAYRATLTITALSS